Genomic DNA from Methylobacterium aquaticum:
GGTGCCAGAGGTCGTTCGCACGCCGGGAGAGCCCGAGTTGGACTTTTCGCCCCAGATCACGCGAGGCATCAGCTCGTATGTAGAAGTCTACGATGTTGGAAGCGGAGAGTTCGGCAGCGACGACGGGTCCGCAGTCCGCAGAAGCTTCGAGACGGTCGTGCGAGCAGCGACATCGCAGGTAATCGATGGTCTCAGGTTCCTCGATCCCGTCAAGCATACGCCCGCCGTCCGAAAGATTGTAGAGAAAGTTCTTTTGGATCTTGGCGGTAAGCCAGGAATGCAAATATCGACCGACGCCGTCAAGCTGGGACTTGGGGTCATGGATGCGATACGAAGTCGGTACCGGAGCATCGACTCGGTTTACGCGGCCGGTAAAACGTCAACGATTGTCGAAATCGCTTCGAAGGAAGTTCTAATTCCTGTCGAATTTGACGAAATTCCCTCGGTCGACCAGATTGTTGAGTGGAAATGACCCTCTATCGCGTTCCAATCGGTGGATGGAAAAAGTGCGTCTATAGTGCTGCTGCTTTTGAAAGCGCACCAGAGTACCATGCAGCAAAAATTCTGGATAAAGACGCGTCTGTCGTCTGGTGGCTCAGGAATGATCCCGCACAATTTCGTATTCCGACTCCGGCGGGGTACTTCGAGCCGGACTTTATTTACCTCGCTACCATGAAGGGATCCAATCGTATGCGGATTCTTGAGATCAAGGGCGAGCACCTCTGGAATGGGCCGGGATCATCGGCCAGGGTCAAGGCCGCAGGGGCAGCTGCCTGGGCTAAAGCGGTTCATGAGGCGAAAACTGAGCCCTATTGGGAGTTTCACGAAGTTCTAGGGCAAGATGCCGAAGCCTCGATGACGTTGGGAAGCATGTTGGACAAGGCGGTGATCTGCTTCCAGGTTCCCTAATCCCAAAAGATTGATAGAGCTCACTTGCGTGCGGCTGTTCTACCAGTGTTTTAAGCCACATCCTTGCCCGACGCTTCCAGTGTCAACGCCGATTGAAGTCTGACCCACCTTTTGGCTCTCCCGCGTTTGTGGTGCAGGCGTAGCGGTCACACCGCCAGCACGCGGGCGCGCAGCAGGTCGAGCTTGGCACGCCCGTACATCGTCCGCTTCAGCGTCTTCACGCGGTTGATCTGTCCCTCGACGGGGCTCGTGCTCCAGGACAGCGCGAGCGCGGCTTCCACGGCGGCCCGATCCCGCCTCAACCTCTCCGCCAGGCCGCTCAGCGGGCATCGCGACAGCGATCCAGCCACGCACCGAACCCGGCCTGATCCTGCTCCCGCACGATCACCGTGAAGGCTTTCACCTCCGCAAGCGCACGCTCGATCTCGGGGACGGCGGCCACCAGGGCATCGAGGAAGTGCCCGTCCATCTCGCCATGCTCACCGTCGGTCAGGAGAAGCCGCGCCGCCCGCCGTGGCGACGGGCGCCGCCAGACTGGATTAGATGCAGGTCGCGTCCGCGGCGGGCCGCCGAGAGCAGCAACGCAGAGCCGGACGCTCATCACGCCACCCCGGAAGCCCGAGGCCTGCAGCTCGCGCCAAAGCTGCGTCGCGTTGCGCTCGCCTTCGTCGAGCCGCCGCACGAGGTAGGGCACGAAGGGATCGATGATCCGCGCCCGTTCGCCCTTGTGCCAGGTCGGCGCCGTACCGGCTCGCAGCCAGTGCCGCACCGTATTCCGCGACAGACCGGTCTCACGCACGATGGCGCGGATGCCCTGGCCGTCCCGAGGCAGGGCGGCAACATGCTGGAAGCGGGCCTCCCGGTCCGCCTGACCCTGCCGCTGTCGCTGGTGCGCTTTGGTAACCGGACGGGATTCGACCGGCTGCGCTTCCGCTGCGGCTCGGCTCACGATGGTTCGCGCGACACGGGAGAACTCGCCGCGGTGCCGATTGAGCACCTGCACCAGCGCTTGCGAGCCGTTGCAGAGCAGATGCCATCGATCCGCGACCTGGACCGCCCCGGGGGCGCCGCGACGCACGCCATCGGCGTAGGCACCGGTCCGGTCGCGAGCCACGACCTCGACGCCGGGATGCCGCTGCAGCGAGTCGGCCACGGTGGCGGCCTCGCGGTCGGGCAGCAGGTCGATGACCTAGCCTCGTTCCAGATCGCACAGGATCGTGCCGTAGCGCTGACCACGCCGCCAGGCCCAATCGTCGATGCTGAGCACCCGCGGTGCGCGGTCTGCCTGCGCGGGCGCACGACCTCGCACGAGGCGCAGCAGCGTGTCGGGGCTGATTGGCAGGCCGAGGCGCCCCGCCAGGCGTGCGCCGGCCTCACCACCGAGCGCGAGACCGAGGTGGTGCTGAAGGTCGCCGAGGCGGTGAGTGCGGCGTGCGCCGGCCAGAGCAACGCCGGCGAGGCGCTCGGCGAAGACATGGCGCGGGCAGTATAGCTGCGGACAACGCCATCGCCGCGTCTGGGCCGCGATGACGACGCGCTGACCCTGCCAGAAATCATATTAAAACATGCCTTGCCGAACTCCAGCTGGGGAAATCTCGAAGCCAGTTATCTCAGCAGCTATTTCATCTAGAAATTGCTTACGAGCAACTTTTACAAATTCATATATTATCCAATTTCTATTTCCGCTTAACAATTGTATTAATTCTGTTGGTTTGTAGCGTGCGATCTCGCTTAATCTATGCATAGCCAGAAACATGAGGGTGATGTTGTATCGCCGGATCATGGTGTAAGCGGATAAATTTCGTTTCAAATACCACAATGGTTTTTCTGATGTAATATAGTTTATGTCCAGACGAATTTCGCGATGAAAGCTACTGAGTTGCACAATATCAGCCGGGCTTGGACGTCGGGCGCCTGACCATGAGAACTTTGCAACACTTTCAAGGCGTATTTTATTCTGATAACTGCTGGTCTTAAAGGTATTTGGAATAGTGGCAAGAGTCTGGCCATGTGTATGCTCATCGGGTAGATCCGCTCTGAACCATGCCTGGCCATTATGATGAACATATCTCGGATTTTTTATGCTGAGAAATAGCTCGCCCCTGGAATAACTTACTGCTACTGCTCGATGAATAAAGGCTAAATTACTAAAAATCTCACCTAAGTTATACTGATTTTGTGTTTCAGTTTCGCCAAGGTGCTGAACAAGGGCTGGAACAAAGCCATTGCTCTTGATCTTTAATCCTTCATTATCTACTCGAATACGAGGACGTATTCCTGTTCTTAAATCAAGGCCAGTTACTCCATGGTATTCTTTATATGGGATATTGTTTGATTGCAGAAGAGCTTTTGAGGCATTTAGAAATGAGTAATAAAGTGGTAAGGGAGCAGACTGAACAGGCAAATCACGTGCAGAATCATAAAATGCCTTCGCCTGTTCCCAATAAATGCATGCGTCGTCTTTGCCTTTCTGCCGCAGCCAAAGAGAAACAAACTCCCACGGGCTAGAAGCAATAATGCGTTTTTCATCAAAATCTGGTGCAATAGTCGAGCGGGGAAAGCGAACTGTTTTGTCAGAAATTCTAATTCTTTGAGCCATTTGGAAAGTTCCTAGCGCTAGACTTCGATCTTATACCCCAGCGGCTGTAGTTGTCACTATCTGTGCCAGCAACAGCCGATTAAATCGGTATCTTATGTTCAGCGCTAGATCGAATATCAGGTTTCTGACGGGGAGCCGACCTCCGCTTCCCACTAAAAGCGGATTGTAGGCGCGGTGCTAGTAGATCCGTTCGTTATTCCGACCGTCTATAGGGGTCTGCCGTAGTGAACACTGCGACGACCGGCCAAATACGTCCGCAAGGGTCGAACGATCCAACGGACAGCAACCAAACGGACACCATCCGAGCGGACAGTGCGGCGCAGCCCTGGCGCCGGTCACTTGGCCGGCCGCTGCCACCCGGCCCGCTCAAGCGTGTCGATCAGCGTCGAGCGGGCGATCTTGAACGACCGACAGACCGAGGCCTTGCTGGCGCCACCGTCGAGCGCCGCCGTGATCTGCTCGAGCTGCTCACCGCCGATCGTCGGTGGTCGGCCGCCGCGGCGCCCTCGGCGCTTGGCTGCTGCGAGTCCGGCGATCACGCGCTCCCGGGTGAGCTGGCGCTCGAACTGCGCAAGCGCACCGAACAGCGAGAACAGCAGCTCGCCGTGCGGTGTCGCGGTGTCCATTGCCTCGGTGAGCGAGCGAAACGCGACGCCACGCTTCCGCAGGTCACCCATGACCTCCAGGAGGTGTGGGAGGCTGCGGCCGAGACGGTCGAGCTTCCACACCACGAGGGTGTCGCCCGCCTTGAGATAGGTGAGGCAGGCCTTCAGCCCGGGCCGGTCGTCCCGGGATCCGGAGGCGTGGTCCTGGTAGAGGTGGCGGTCGTCGACGCTGGCGGCCATGAGCGCGTCGCGCTGCAGGTCGACCGATTGACGCTCGTCGGCCGTCGACACCCGCATGTACCCGACCAGCATGTGCGGAAAACCCTTCAAACCATATTTCCGCACATAATATCAATCCGACAGGGTTTGTCGCGCATTTTCGCCGTCGAGGGCTGGCGTGCGTGTGATCTTGAGTGATAAATGGCGGTCTTTCTTCAGGGCTTGATGGCGGATCCCGCGTTGAGGGCGGGATGCTGGGGCGGTCAGGACGGCACGCTCGCGTCCCTAATCCGCAGGATGGTCTGCCGGCTGGTCTTAAAGCTCCGCGCCAGGGCCGACACGCTCGCACCCTCCCCAAGCTGGCGCGCGACCTCCGCGCGCTGCTCGCCGGTGAGACTGGCCGGCCGGCCGAGCCGTCGGCCTTCCGCCCGTGCCCGGCTCAGCCCAGCCTGGGTCCGCTCGATCAGGAGATCACGCTCGAACTCCGCGACCGCGTTGATCACGGCCATCGTCAGCTTGCCCGTCGAACTCGTCAGGTCGACCCCACCCAAGGCCAGGCAGTGGACTCGCACGCCGAGCTCGTCGAGCTTGGCGACGGTCGCGCCCACGTCCATGGCGTTGCGGCCGAGCCGGTCGAGCTTGGTCACGACGAGGACGTCGCCCGCCTCGAGCCGGTCGAGCAGGCGGGCGAACCCGCGGCGCTGCCCGACCGCGGTGGATCCCGAGACGGTCTCGGTCACGAGGCGGCGCGGCTCGATGGTGAACCCAGCGGCCTGGATCTCGGTGAGCTGGTTGTCGGTGGTCTGGCCGGGGGTCGAGACGCGGAGGTAGGCGAAGGTGCGCGGCATAAAGCAGATTTGTCCGAAAACCATGACCGGAACTAGACACCTGTCCGGAACTCGCAGAAGCTAGGTTTTGAACAGTATGGGCCGTCCTGTCCAGAACCGTCCGGTTCCGGACAGGCCTGGTAGGCAAGCGTCACTGGTCGGGGAGACCCCATGACGGACCCCACCATCATGGCCTCGTTCGTGGACCTGGCCGAGGACCAGCGCCAGCTGGCCATGGCGCGCTTCGCCGTGCTCCAGCCGACGCTGGAGAACGATGTGCCCCTGATCCGCGCCGCCGCGCAGGCCGACGTGCCGCTGCGAACCGCCCAGCGCTGGCTTGCGCGGTATCGCCATGACGGGTTGGTTGGCCTTTCCCGTGCCGGTCGGCGCGACGCGGGCCACAGCCGCCTGCCCGCCGATCTCGTGACCCTGATCGAGGGCATGGCCCTGCGACGGCCACGATCCTCGGCCGCCGCCATCCATCGAAGGGCCGCTGCCGTCGCCGAGGCTCAGGGCTGGCGCATCCCCTCCTACAGCACGGTCTACGCCATCCTCGCTCGCCTCGATCCGGCGATGGTGACCCTGGCACTCGACGGACCCGCCGCCTTCCGGGACCGCTACGAGCTGATCGTCCGTCACCGGGCGAGCGCGCCCAACGCGCTCTGGCAAGCCGATCACACGCTCCTCGACATCCTCGTTCTCGACGAAGGCGGCAGATCGGTCCGGCCCTGGCTCACGACAGTGATCGACGACCACTCGCGGGCGATCGCCGGCACCACGCTGTTCCTCGGGGCGCCCTCGGCGCTCAACACCAGCTTGGCGCTCCGCCACGCTATCTGGCGCAAGGCCGACCCCGCCTGGCCCGTCTGCGGCATCCCGGATGTGCTCTACGTCGATCACGGCAGCGACTTCACCAGCCATCACCTCGATCAGGTGGCGGCCAACCTGCGCGTCCAGATCGTCCACTCCGGCGTCGCCCGCCCGCAGGGTCGAGGCAAGATCGAGCGCCTGTTCGGGACCCTCAACACCGAACTCCTGCCCGAACTACCCGGCCACCTCGTCGACGGTAAGCCGGCCAGTCCGCCGGTCCTCTCGCTGGCCGACCTGGATCGGGCGGTCGGCGCTTTCATCAGCTGCACCTATCACGGGCGCACGCATGGCGAGATCGGGCAAACGCCGCTCGATGCGTGGCAGGCGAACGGCTTCCTGCCCCGCCTTCCCGAGACCCTCGAGGCGCTCGACCTTCTTCTGGTAATGGTCGCCAAGCCGCGCTGCGTGCGCCGTGACGGCATCCACTTCCAGGGTCTGCGCTACGTCGCCTCGACCCTGGCGGCCTATGTCGGCGAGGCCGTCACGATCCGCTACGACCCGCGCGACGTCTCCGAGATCCGGGTCTTTCATCGCGACCGTTTCCTATGCCGGGCGGTGAGCGAGGAGCATGCCGGGGAAGCTCTCAGCCTCAAGGACATCGAGGCGGCCCGTCGCCTGCACCGTCGTGCCTTGCGCACCGCCATCAACGAGCGCGTGGCGCGCGTCGCGGACTTCCTGCCCGACTCCACTCGTTCCCAGCGCCAGGCCGCACCGGACCGCTCCGCGACTCGGCCACGGTTGCGCTTGTATCAGGCGGAGGACGAAGGATGACCGCCAGATCGGGCGCCTTCATCGCGACCAAGGAGCATCGCCGCTTCAGCGAGTTCGCCGACGCGGTTCGCAAACACCGCTACATCGGCCTCTGCTACGGGCCGGCCGGGGTCGGCAAAACGCTGTCAGCGCGTCATTACGCACACTGGGATGTGGCCGAGCCTTTTCTCGAAACCTGGGGGCCGCGCCAGCCCTCGGATGCCGAGGTCCATGCCACGCTGGCCGGGAGCCGCAGCGCCTTCTACACTCCGGCGGTGGGATGCTCGTTGCGGGTGCTGCGCGACGACGTGGCTTGCCTCCTCGTTCGGGTGGATGCCTGCATCGACGAACACCTCGGGCGTGACAAGACGAGCGGCACGGGTCTTCGGCGCGGATTGGCCGAACTCCTGATCGTGGATGAGGCCGAGCGGCTCTCGACGACGGGCCTGGAGCACCTGCGCGATCTGTTTGACCGCACGAGCATCGGGGTGATCCTGATCGGTATGCCGGGGATCGAGAAGCGTCTGTCGCGCTACCCTCAGTTCTACAGCCGTGTCGGCTTTGCCCACCACTATCGTCCCTTGCAAGGCGACGAGCTCACCTTC
This window encodes:
- a CDS encoding transposase, producing the protein MEAALALSWSTSPVEGQINRVKTLKRTMYGRAKLDLLRARVLAV
- a CDS encoding AAA family ATPase, which encodes MTARSGAFIATKEHRRFSEFADAVRKHRYIGLCYGPAGVGKTLSARHYAHWDVAEPFLETWGPRQPSDAEVHATLAGSRSAFYTPAVGCSLRVLRDDVACLLVRVDACIDEHLGRDKTSGTGLRRGLAELLIVDEAERLSTTGLEHLRDLFDRTSIGVILIGMPGIEKRLSRYPQFYSRVGFAHHYRPLQGDELTFVLTRHWRQLGLALDEADFTDVQAMASIARITGGNFRLLQRLFVQIARILKINELRVITNDVVEAARSTLVIGAT
- a CDS encoding YaaC family protein, which codes for MAQRIRISDKTVRFPRSTIAPDFDEKRIIASSPWEFVSLWLRQKGKDDACIYWEQAKAFYDSARDLPVQSAPLPLYYSFLNASKALLQSNNIPYKEYHGVTGLDLRTGIRPRIRVDNEGLKIKSNGFVPALVQHLGETETQNQYNLGEIFSNLAFIHRAVAVSYSRGELFLSIKNPRYVHHNGQAWFRADLPDEHTHGQTLATIPNTFKTSSYQNKIRLESVAKFSWSGARRPSPADIVQLSSFHREIRLDINYITSEKPLWYLKRNLSAYTMIRRYNITLMFLAMHRLSEIARYKPTELIQLLSGNRNWIIYEFVKVARKQFLDEIAAEITGFEISPAGVRQGMF
- a CDS encoding Mu transposase C-terminal domain-containing protein, with amino-acid sequence MTDPTIMASFVDLAEDQRQLAMARFAVLQPTLENDVPLIRAAAQADVPLRTAQRWLARYRHDGLVGLSRAGRRDAGHSRLPADLVTLIEGMALRRPRSSAAAIHRRAAAVAEAQGWRIPSYSTVYAILARLDPAMVTLALDGPAAFRDRYELIVRHRASAPNALWQADHTLLDILVLDEGGRSVRPWLTTVIDDHSRAIAGTTLFLGAPSALNTSLALRHAIWRKADPAWPVCGIPDVLYVDHGSDFTSHHLDQVAANLRVQIVHSGVARPQGRGKIERLFGTLNTELLPELPGHLVDGKPASPPVLSLADLDRAVGAFISCTYHGRTHGEIGQTPLDAWQANGFLPRLPETLEALDLLLVMVAKPRCVRRDGIHFQGLRYVASTLAAYVGEAVTIRYDPRDVSEIRVFHRDRFLCRAVSEEHAGEALSLKDIEAARRLHRRALRTAINERVARVADFLPDSTRSQRQAAPDRSATRPRLRLYQAEDEG
- a CDS encoding recombinase family protein; the protein is MPRTFAYLRVSTPGQTTDNQLTEIQAAGFTIEPRRLVTETVSGSTAVGQRRGFARLLDRLEAGDVLVVTKLDRLGRNAMDVGATVAKLDELGVRVHCLALGGVDLTSSTGKLTMAVINAVAEFERDLLIERTQAGLSRARAEGRRLGRPASLTGEQRAEVARQLGEGASVSALARSFKTSRQTILRIRDASVPS
- a CDS encoding recombinase family protein — encoded protein: MLVGYMRVSTADERQSVDLQRDALMAASVDDRHLYQDHASGSRDDRPGLKACLTYLKAGDTLVVWKLDRLGRSLPHLLEVMGDLRKRGVAFRSLTEAMDTATPHGELLFSLFGALAQFERQLTRERVIAGLAAAKRRGRRGGRPPTIGGEQLEQITAALDGGASKASVCRSFKIARSTLIDTLERAGWQRPAK